From a single Magnetococcales bacterium genomic region:
- the ppk2 gene encoding polyphosphate kinase 2 → MAKKKEQEKITMTDIVLGAGSKQAKRKAGPKIKKMKEPEYLEMMTPLHIELLKMQSTVKEKGLRVVALFEGRDASGKGGTIKRFIEHMNPRGCRVVALDKPTNKERGQWYFQRYVQHLPSEGEICFFDRSWYNRSGVERVMGFCTKDEVREYLRSVPEFERMLVASGIILFKFYFSVSKSEQLRRFNKRSQDPLKQWKLSPVDKESQDKWEDYTKAKEDTFFYSSTAECPWTIIKSDCKKQARINSIKYFLSKMNYKGKPKTGLTYDKNIVRTVQEEIGID, encoded by the coding sequence ATGGCCAAAAAGAAGGAACAGGAGAAAATCACGATGACCGATATCGTCCTCGGAGCCGGCAGCAAACAAGCCAAGCGCAAAGCCGGACCCAAAATCAAAAAGATGAAAGAACCCGAATATCTGGAAATGATGACCCCCCTGCATATTGAGCTTCTCAAAATGCAGAGCACGGTCAAGGAAAAAGGTCTCCGGGTTGTGGCCCTCTTCGAAGGCCGTGATGCCTCAGGTAAGGGTGGTACCATCAAGCGTTTTATTGAGCACATGAATCCCCGCGGTTGCCGGGTTGTGGCCCTCGATAAACCGACCAATAAGGAAAGAGGTCAGTGGTACTTCCAACGCTACGTCCAGCATCTCCCCTCCGAAGGTGAGATCTGCTTCTTCGACCGCAGCTGGTATAACCGCTCCGGCGTGGAACGGGTGATGGGTTTCTGCACCAAGGACGAGGTCCGTGAATATCTCCGCTCCGTGCCCGAATTCGAGCGGATGCTGGTGGCTTCCGGAATCATCCTCTTCAAGTTTTATTTTTCCGTCTCCAAGTCAGAGCAGCTGCGCCGCTTCAACAAACGCTCACAGGATCCCCTCAAGCAGTGGAAACTGAGCCCGGTGGACAAGGAATCCCAAGACAAGTGGGAAGACTACACCAAGGCCAAGGAAGACACCTTTTTCTACTCCTCCACCGCCGAGTGCCCTTGGACCATCATCAAATCCGACTGCAAAAAGCAGGCTCGGATCAACAGCATCAAATATTTCTTGAGCAAGATGAATTACAAGGGTAAACCGAAAACCGGTCTGACCTACGACAAGAACATCGTGCGTACTGTTCAAGAAGAGATCGGCATCGACTGA